GGGTTGGAATATACAGGTAATGAAGGTGAAATTATTACATTAtcgcattaattttttttcctcgatAGCAACACAAATAGTTTCATTACCCTTGCACGCTATTGATACCTAGCCTTTCTTCCTATTTTCCCTATTCTTTTTGGTCATATCTAAACCATCCAACTGCTCTGATCACTTCAATGTCTACATGTCATGCAGGAACACACCATTCATTTCATTGCTAGATTATTGTCTCCCCCAGCTCCTCCAAAATGTTGTGGGAATGGCAGCCATTTGATCGGTTACGCTCCAATGCTGAATGTACTAATTGTTGGAATAGCATCTATTGATTGTATTCAGATTTTCTCTCTACATGGCTTggtatgtttttattttcaccTATTCAACGTGGAATATGAAAGAAGATGATATTTTTGTTGGTTTGGCTAAAGTTTTTGAATGAGCAATGAGACTTTGTGATTGTCATTTATCTTTTCACAATCTGCAGCCCAACTGATCCCTTTCCTCAATGCTTTGCTTAGCTTTAAGATGGTTTTTTCAGGTGCAATGAAAAACCAGAAAATGGTTGCCACAATGTGAGTGATATCAGTTAAATAGATGGTAGAACAAGGAAGGTCAAATGAATGTGATCAATAACTAGCCTGCGATTTAATAAGAATTCAGTTGTTTTCATTGAACTAAGAATTCGGTTGAGTGCCTTTTCAGCTACCAAATGGAGCACAATTGTTAAATTGAGGAAACAGGGATAGAGGCTCAAGAAACAGAGTCAATAATCAGAAGCTTCTACTTTTCGTGGACTATTTGTTACAGTTTCTATTTGTTATTAATATATCTATTTAAAGTGTTGAACCTTCAATTAAATTGATTTGGAGTTGgatatattttcaaactcagTGACTACTCAACAGAGGGCGTCACTGACTGAGACTTTCATGTCatccacaaaataaaattaatttattttctgaatTTATTTCCAGGTTCCGCAACTTGCATGTTCACTGATGCCAATCTGTGAGGTGTTTGGTTCATGTGTGCCTGACGTCCCATGGGTTCTTACAAATGGGGAAGAAATTTCTGCTCATGCTGTGTTTTCAAATGCATTTATTCTTCTTTTGAAGCTATGGAGGTTCAATCATCCTCCTCTTGAACATGGAGTAGGAGAGACACCCACAGTTGGATCCCAACTAACTCCTGAATACCTCCTATTATTACGAAACTCACACCTAatatcttctggaaatttcaatAAGAGTCGGAACAGGAGAAGGCTCTCAGCAGTTGCAAGTTTGTTATCTCCACATCCTGTATTTGTGGACTCATTTCCGAAATTAAAAGCGTGGCATCGGCAGCATCAAGCATGTATAGCTTCAACCCTCTCTGGTCTTGTTCATGGAACCCCAGTTCATAAGATTGTTGATGGGCTTCTTAATATGATGTTCAAGAAGATTAATAGAGGAGGCCAATCCTTAACTTCTGTTACATCAGGAAGTAGTAGTTCTTCTGGACCTGGAAATGAAGATACCTCTTTAAGACCTAAATTACCTTCCTGGGATATTCTGGAGGCTGTTCCCTTTGTGGTTGATGCTGCTTTAACTGCCTGTGCTCATGGAAAACTTTCTCCTCGTGAACTGGCCACAGGTTAGCCTTGTGTGTGTATTTGATTCTTTCTGGGCTTTTGCTAGTTATACCTGAAAAGTCCATGGAATAAATCGAACAATctttatattttcaattctaTTAGATTACACCCCAGGCTATAAGATGTTCCTTGTAAGACAGACTGAGGTTAACCTAACATATATGATATCCTCAAATTTCCATTATTGACTTGGCTTATCAATAAATGACAAGCAGTTCTTTGTTTGAGTTGATAAATCAGCCAGTTGTTTGAATTGTACATCCAGAATAAATCCTCCTCTATCTGTTGTGGAGAACAGTATGTTTTTAGATATGTACTTCTGTAATTTATAACCATTAATGGTTTTCAGGTCTTAAAGATTTAGCTGATTTTCTTCCTGCATCTTTGGCAACCATTGTGAGCTACTTCTCTGCTGAAGTAACTAGAGGTGTTTGGAAACCAGCTTTTATGAATGGAACAGATTGGCCCAGTCCTGCTGCAAATCTTTCTAATGTTGAGGaacagattaaaaaaatattggctACTACTGGTGTTGATATCCCAAGTCTTTCCGCAGGTATTATCTTAACATGTCATCACTTCTCAATAAGTAGGTTTATTTAAAGGGGTTTGCATGTCTAGACGGTGGGCGAAAGACCTTTACTTCTGTTGCATGTCATTTGTATGCATATGGTTATCAATGGCGTCCAAATTCAGAAGCTCTACGCAAGATGTTATCAAACCTGATTAATATCTTTACTTAAGACCACCTACATAGAGTTCAAGCTTTGTCAATCAGAATTCATCCCTTTTTGGTCCCCTGGctccgccccccccccccccccaaaaaaaaaaaaaaaaaaaaaaacttatgtcATGTCTTACAGTCATATAGTACTGTCATTAGCTATTGAAATTGGCCTTTTAGAATTGATTTTCTTTTCGCATATGGAGAGAAGCTTATGTTTAGATTTTCTTTCTATATATTGAAATAGTTATTAGTGTCGATGTAATTTCTCATAAGATATTCTGACATGGTTCCCACAGGTGGAAGCTCTCCATCTACACTTCCACTGCCTCTGGCTGCCTTTGTAAGCCTTACTATAACTTACAAAATTGACAGAGCGTCGGAACGTTTTCTAAATCTGGCTGGCCCAGCCTTGGAGTCCCTTGCAGCAGGTTGTCCATGGCCTTGCATGCCAATCGTGGCTTCTCTGTGGACACAAAAGGCAAAGCGCTGGAGTGACTTCCTTGTCTTTTCTGCCTCTCAAACTGTCTTTCTCCATAACAGTGATGCAGTGGTTCAGCTACTTAAAAGCTGCTTCGCTGCAACACTCGGTCTGAATGCTATTCCCATCTCAAGCAGCGGTGGGGTTGGAGCACTTCTTGGCCATGGATTTGGATCCCATTTCTGCGGTGGGATTTCTCCAGTTGCCCCTGGTATCCTTTATCTGCGAGTTTATCGATCCATTAGAGATATCATGTTCATAACAGAAGAGGTTGTTTCGCTCTTGATGCATTCTGTCAGAGATATTGTATCCAGTGGGCTTCCTAGAGAGAGATTAGAGAATTTGAGGACAAGCAAGATTGGAATGCGATACAGACAAGTTTCACTTGCTGCATCAATGACTCGGGTGAAACTGGCAGCTGCCCTTGCGGCTTCTTTAGTATGGTTATCAGGTGGCTTAAGTCTAGTTCAATCTTTAATAAAAGAAACGTTGCCATCTTGGTTTATATCTGTTCACAGATCTGAGCTGGAAGAAGGATCAGAAGGGATGGTAGCAATGCTTGCGGGATATGCTCTTGCTTACTTTGCCGTGCTTTGTGGAGCTTTTGCTTGGGGTGTTGACTCAACGTCATCTGCATCAAAACGCCGGCCAAAAATCCTTGGGACCCATTTGGAATTTCTGGCTAGTGCACTTGATGGGAAAATATCACTTGGTTGTGATTGGGCTACGTGGCGTGCTTATGTCTCAGGATTTGTGACCTTAATGGTGGGTTGCACTCCAAGTTGGGCGCTGGAGGTAGATGCAGATGTGTTGAAGAGACTAAGTAATGGGCTGAGACTGTGGAATGAGGAGGAGCTTGCTTTGGCTTTGCTGGGGATTGGTGGGGTTGGTACAATGGGCTCGGCTGCTGAACTGATAATAGAAAATGATGAGTAAATAAGCTTTACCCCTTTTCTGATTTACTCTTTTAAGAATGCAATTGTACATTTATACCCGTAGGAAATTTTTGGAGTAAATGAACTAACATTTTGTATGGGAAAGGTTATGGGGTTTAATGGAGAAGATTACCCCCACAAGATGCAGCCTAGTTGGGCATCCTGGATTTGATCTTGCTCTAGGAGTTCTCTTGGACTAAATCCTAtaacaataaactaatttagggGTCCAATTTGAAACCCTAAAGAGGTtttccgaaaccctaaatttgaaacccttaaattaatttagggttttagATTGGAATCCTAAACTTTAGGATTCCAATTCTAAAAGTTTAGGGTTTCAATCCgaaattttagagaattttaaaccaaacaattTACAAATTACAATCATAAAAACATATGTACAATCCAATCCTCCATAGCACACAATTTACAATCCCATTTTCTAATTCTTTAATTTAATCCTATCTTCCATAATCTATATTCCACaactcaaaaaacaaaaagagaaaaaaaaaaaaaaaaaccatagcaCACAATTTACAATCCCATTTTCTAACTCTTCAATTTAATCCTATCTTCTATAATCTATATTCcataactcaaaaaaaaaaaagaaaaaaaaaagtgaattggGAATGAACCACGGGGAATGGGAACTTATCTTTGATGAGAGACAAGGTTGATGACGGATCATAGATGAACAGAGTGGGGTTAGAGCAGCGTCGAGAGTATTGGGCAGTGGGTTAGAGAGAATcagagatgagagagaaagatgAGGAATGACGGGTCGCGGGAGTTGGGGCCAAAGGCTTAAAATCAATATCAAAATGACACCGTTTTGTCAATGACAAAACTCAatggagatatatatatatatatatagatattgttTTTAACTTCCATAAAGAACATATAGAGATTTGTCTTTGTTTTAATAATGAgcctaaaaaaaattgaaagatcttAATCTcgatgaaacacaactttttgTTATTTAGGAAGAAATGAAGTGCATTGATGTAGCAATTAATGGtgggaaaaaacaaaacaaaaactaccgtataagtaatttaattaattagggTTGGGATTTTTGTCTCTCCAATATATGGTACTTCGTTTTCCCATCAATTAATGTTAGtatattattttagtcatttcataatttattaaataaaatattattgcatTTTCATATCTTATTATAATATGATCATCTACATGGATATGCAATTTTTGCAAGGGAGTCTCGCAAACCTAAGAACTAAAGCCGAGATAACAATATGTTGGAGGTGAAAAATTAGCTAACGAAATCtataattattattgttattatttttttattaacaaaaattttatatatagttatttttttgtaCTCTTTTGTTTACttcactaatgtgattgattatatcacttttttaatataaaataatttttttgaccaatcacattaatagaatgcgtaaaaaatatataaaaataattatacaccACGTCAATGGGGCAAAATAAACAGTATAAATAAAGCGATATAGTAATATTTAccaaagagaaatatttcaactATATAAAGAttatgtaaaagtaaatttataaattaacttaatttaatgtgttgcattaaattataaaattatttttattataaaataaatataacagataaaataaaatttttttattttataactttatttttaaataatttctttatgtAGTAGCGTGTCATTTACTGAAATAGAAATGTGCCTCGTGTCATGATAAAAagtaagaaatatttaaaatttggaGAGGAAAGCCACCCGTTTGATTGGCCTCCCACTCTATATTTCCTTTTcagtataatttttatttatttttttaatcctaaattttttctttcgaTACAAGGACATTCGCTAACGAGTTATAGGACATTTAGGGCATATTTGAATAATGAGATAATATGATAatttagtaaataataataaaataatttgaattaagatgttttatttagttttaaaaaatgagagataaaaagttaaaataagatattaaaaaatgaaaaaattgattgaatataatttttattttgaaatttgaaaaatttgtattgtttttgtgttttatttgaaagttggagaaaattataataattaattaataattagatgaaaatattaaaaatttaaaattaaaaaatattttatgtttaaataagaaattttgGGGTAAGAGAAAACATCACCCCTCGTCTAAGTTCCCAAACAACCACCTGAGTATAGAAATGAAAGAGCTCAAAACTTCAAGGactattttagaattttatattatagttttgttattattattattactattattattttaaacaagttaacttcattaaaataaaaaaagatgataTATGAAGAGGAAGTGAGGTCTCTcaacaaataattcaaaataataaataataatacaaagtgatgaaagaataaaaaaaaaaaagaatttatttagGATCAAGTTTTTAGTTCTTACCCATGTTCCGTCTTATAAAAAGACAGAAATAAAATGTTTACAAAAATGTGAACAATAGAACTACTACTGGTGGAGGCGGAGCCTTTGCTAGTAGTGGTAAAGATGGTAGATGCACTGTCACTTATTGTCGTGAGATGATTTCTAGGTAGGTCTATGATCCCTCTTGCAAGATCACGGGTTAGGAAAAATGGTAACATAAGATGAtagttggaatctgaactgaaTCGCCGGCGAAAGGCTAACACAGGCGGTGGCGGCGTGTGCAAGACACGCACCACCTGAGGTGGTGAATGGATGGATAGATACGAAGGATCTGAGGCCTCTAGAGCCGAAGGGGCTGCGCGTGGCCTCAAACGCCGCTCTAGGACACAACTGCAAGTGGAAAACGCGCATGGTAGAGACAATACGTACGTGCAACGAACATGTCGAGCAGAATCGCGATTTTCTTCTGCGAACATGAAGATCGGCGATTGGAGAGATTGAAAGGCAGGTTGCCAGAAAGTAGAAGATCGGCAAGGGTCGGCGCTAAGGAgggacttttaaaaaaaaaaaatctaggaaAAATAGACAAATAGAAAAGCAAAAAACTGAAAAAGCCATCGAGACTTGCTAGGGTAGAGCCGTAGAGGTGGTTGGAAAGCCCCTCCACCCAGTGATGGGGAGAAAATCCTGGAAGTGCTGGACAAACGCTTGGTAGAGAGAAAAGAGGAGAGAGAACGCTTCGTAaccaataaaaactaaaatcagTTAATCAAATGGTTAAACGAATCCATAATAAACAGATATGATCTTTGTCAACCGGTAAATAAATGAAGTTTCACACCCATTTGACTATTTCTTCTCTGACCGATTTTACTGCAATTTTCCCACTCTTTCGTCGATCTTCGGCTTGTtatgagctctctctctctctctctctctctctatatatatatatatctcttcaCAGACAAAGAACGTTAAGTACAATCTATCACCCTGATTAAACAAACCGACAATGGCAGACTCCCCGGAAAGAAGCGTGTGGGACAGCGTGATAGTGCTGACCAGAGAGGCCCAAGAAAGGGGTAGTGATCCTTTTCTCTGGGCAATGCAGTTGTCCTCATACTTGAACTCTGCTGAAGCTTCGGTGTCTCTGCCTTCTGTAGAGCTGTCGGATGTGTTGGTCTCCTACATTTGCTGGGACAACAACGTTCCCATCATGTGGAAGTTCCTAGACAAGGCCCTCGTGCTCAACATCGTGCCGCCCATGCTTGTTCTTGCTCTGCTTTCCATCAGGTCTGTAggtttttacttttctttccttccgttCCCTTTTTGCTGACATAAAGTTTATAATCGTATCTTAAAAGGAAGGAACTTAATGTTCGATAGATTTTCAGAACGGCCATCAAAATGCTAAGATTTCCTTGCTTCAGCCAAACGGCtagtgtttttcttttctcacttgtatctgtaaataaaatagaaggACCACATGCATGCAATCAAAACGGTAGGGCAAGAGTTTGACGGTGGGTTTCGGCCACTGCAGCCGAACCgctttaaaaaagataaaaacaaagatttgctctcttttttcttccgTGCTTCTCACTCCATCTGCATGATTTCATGAAAAGCTTTTGCTTCGAAACCTCgtcctttttttctcttcgaTTTCCTAAGTTAATTTCCCAGTGGATTGCTTAGTTTCATGTCAAAGTGGTGGTCATCCATTTACAGGGTTATTCCAAGTCGACGTGTCCAGCCAGCAGCGTATGGGCTTTTCATGGAGCTCCTCAAGAGACACGCTTTTACTTCTCTTAAATCTCAATTACATGCAATGAATTACCAAAGGTAAGTTTTTAATTGGTTATTGTTTTGTATATCGTGCGATATTAGTTTGTATAATATATGGctttaatttatataactatatattgaTCTGAAGGTACGtaggaaattaagcacaaaacaccAACAACCATTTTCCAATATGCAAAGAAAGAATTTTCGTTCGAGTTCTGCTAATgatatttcttcatattttcttccttcttATGTAAAAAGTCTTACCCTTTTTGTATGCATGCATTCCGTGTATTGGTTTGCGCATTTTGCaccttttaatgaaatttctttTGACTTATAAAAGCGAAATACTCAAAGGTTTGGATCGTACAATCCAGATGATCTCCCCCTGCATCCAaggccctatatatatattggcaacAATAACACTGTATAATGGCCTTTTTTCATGTGCTCGATCTTTAGCTTCGTGAGCATGCAGCTAGCTCTTGTGGTCATATCTACACTGGTTTTGTAAACAGCTAGCTAGCTCCGATTGGCACCACATAAAGCTGAACCATTTTAAAGGGAAATAGAATGTATCTTCCAAATGAGAATTGAAGAGAAGCAGAAACGATCATAGGTATTGGCATGGATATCAAATTTACGAAACAGAGCCTGAATTGCACTTTACACCTGAGGACCGTGTATTGTGCTCAACCATCAATAAGATCATCTCCCTGGA
This genomic interval from Carya illinoinensis cultivar Pawnee chromosome 2, C.illinoinensisPawnee_v1, whole genome shotgun sequence contains the following:
- the LOC122300499 gene encoding mediator of RNA polymerase II transcription subunit 33A-like; protein product: MVSVHTGIWDSVRELTRVAQRKRSDPLHWALQVCSNLNSAGVALPSVELADVLVSYICWDNNLPILWKFLEKALVLKIVPPMFVLALLSTRVIPHRQSWPVAYRLYLELLKRHAFTLKFQINDLNYRKVMESIDDVLLLSQRFGMTPSEPGILVVQFIFSIVWQLLDATLDDEGLLELTSDKRSIWATKSQEMQLDYHDNYDEKRAELQERLQNENTVMSVDLIGQFLQNKVISRIIFLARRNMPAHWVDFIQRLRLLETNSSALRNSNALTPEALHQLTSDAPTVLSRDYKTTSPQKFHAVMDFGSLSSSAGPCQGASHSALWLPLDLLLEDVMDGCLVNATSAIEIISGLIKTLQAINGTSWHDTFLALWIASLRLVQRERDPIEGPVPRLDTRLCILLSITTLVVADLIEEENAPVDETECGSTNQWKDKKVTGKCHNDLVSSLQILGDYQGLLTPPQSVVSAANQAAAKAMFFVSGINVGSAYFDCIGLKDMPIDCSGNMHHLIVEACIARNLLDTSAYLWPGYVNGQINQIPHSVPAQAPSWSSFMKGAPLTPLLINALVSTPASSLAELEKIFEIAVKGTDDEKISAATILCGASLIRGWNIQEHTIHFIARLLSPPAPPKCCGNGSHLIGYAPMLNVLIVGIASIDCIQIFSLHGLVPQLACSLMPICEVFGSCVPDVPWVLTNGEEISAHAVFSNAFILLLKLWRFNHPPLEHGVGETPTVGSQLTPEYLLLLRNSHLISSGNFNKSRNRRRLSAVASLLSPHPVFVDSFPKLKAWHRQHQACIASTLSGLVHGTPVHKIVDGLLNMMFKKINRGGQSLTSVTSGSSSSSGPGNEDTSLRPKLPSWDILEAVPFVVDAALTACAHGKLSPRELATGLKDLADFLPASLATIVSYFSAEVTRGVWKPAFMNGTDWPSPAANLSNVEEQIKKILATTGVDIPSLSAGGSSPSTLPLPLAAFVSLTITYKIDRASERFLNLAGPALESLAAGCPWPCMPIVASLWTQKAKRWSDFLVFSASQTVFLHNSDAVVQLLKSCFAATLGLNAIPISSSGGVGALLGHGFGSHFCGGISPVAPGILYLRVYRSIRDIMFITEEVVSLLMHSVRDIVSSGLPRERLENLRTSKIGMRYRQVSLAASMTRVKLAAALAASLVWLSGGLSLVQSLIKETLPSWFISVHRSELEEGSEGMVAMLAGYALAYFAVLCGAFAWGVDSTSSASKRRPKILGTHLEFLASALDGKISLGCDWATWRAYVSGFVTLMVGCTPSWALEVDADVLKRLSNGLRLWNEEELALALLGIGGVGTMGSAAELIIENDE